In a genomic window of Aggregatimonas sangjinii:
- a CDS encoding shikimate kinase encodes MENKNFIVILVGVCGTEKSAIGKRVAEKLGVPFFDADKLFSSEERPNAMLLQNGKLEKWLQAIEEFVRVQSIQRGCVVSCSILKKAHRKRLTANIDCELDWVFMNDSYENVANRFEKLGNDAVARTALQSDFEILEAPKKALTIDMSYSDEEILTIILKYMARKYG; translated from the coding sequence ATGGAAAACAAAAATTTTATTGTCATTCTAGTGGGTGTGTGCGGGACGGAAAAGAGTGCGATTGGTAAAAGAGTGGCTGAAAAATTGGGAGTGCCATTCTTTGATGCGGATAAACTGTTCAGTTCCGAAGAGCGGCCTAATGCCATGCTGTTGCAAAACGGTAAATTAGAAAAATGGCTACAAGCCATCGAGGAGTTCGTTAGGGTCCAATCGATTCAAAGGGGCTGTGTAGTCTCCTGTTCCATACTAAAGAAAGCGCATCGAAAGAGATTGACTGCCAATATCGATTGTGAATTGGACTGGGTATTTATGAACGACTCTTATGAGAATGTTGCCAACCGTTTTGAAAAGTTGGGAAACGATGCTGTTGCGCGTACCGCGCTCCAGTCGGATTTTGAAATACTTGAAGCCCCAAAAAAAGCCTTGACCATTGATATGAGCTATTCGGATGAGGAAATTCTAACGATAATCCTAAAATATATGGCGCGAAAATACGGGTGA
- a CDS encoding polysaccharide lyase family 7 protein: MKTRAITISVILILLGFLFFLGSCKEKTKQVQSVASAAHKYPSDVIPFMDEWKILCGDGTRSEDLVNFEKKDFFYVENDGQTDWVVYKTPNSGVTSRTSSNTRTELGQKAHWIPETGGKLTGTLKVMQVSTTGDATVSSSFSTVVGQIHSDEGHENEPLKVFYKKFPGHEKGSVFWNYEINTAGSNEGRWDFSTAVWGYDFSDVGASATENPEEPQDGVALGEEFSYEVNVFEGMMYLTFTAEGHETKKFAKNLLKSDFVTKADVPEQILATYYERGRDGVERDTAYTGEIQYFKQGCYNQANGKSTKSETYGGDIAKQYANGSFAEVWFKDATVGAGTKPN; this comes from the coding sequence ATGAAAACCCGAGCCATTACCATCTCTGTGATCCTCATATTGTTGGGCTTTTTATTCTTCCTTGGTAGTTGCAAGGAGAAAACGAAGCAAGTTCAAAGCGTAGCATCCGCAGCGCATAAATACCCGAGCGATGTTATCCCGTTTATGGATGAATGGAAGATTCTTTGTGGAGATGGGACCCGTTCAGAAGATTTGGTGAATTTTGAAAAGAAGGATTTTTTTTATGTCGAAAATGATGGGCAAACCGATTGGGTGGTGTATAAAACCCCGAATTCGGGTGTCACCTCGCGAACCTCGAGCAATACCCGAACGGAGTTAGGGCAAAAAGCCCATTGGATTCCCGAAACCGGTGGTAAACTGACTGGTACCCTGAAAGTAATGCAGGTGTCGACTACGGGTGATGCGACCGTATCTTCCTCCTTCTCGACGGTCGTTGGACAAATCCATAGCGATGAAGGACATGAGAATGAACCTTTAAAAGTTTTTTACAAGAAGTTTCCCGGCCATGAAAAAGGTTCGGTCTTTTGGAATTATGAAATCAACACTGCCGGGAGTAATGAGGGCCGATGGGATTTTTCGACCGCCGTTTGGGGGTATGATTTTTCAGATGTTGGTGCAAGTGCAACAGAAAATCCTGAAGAACCGCAAGACGGTGTGGCCCTAGGCGAAGAATTCAGTTATGAAGTAAATGTTTTTGAAGGTATGATGTATCTCACTTTTACGGCTGAAGGTCATGAAACCAAAAAATTCGCCAAGAATTTATTGAAATCCGATTTTGTCACAAAAGCCGATGTCCCTGAACAAATTTTAGCCACCTATTACGAGAGAGGCCGTGATGGCGTTGAACGAGATACGGCCTACACTGGAGAAATACAATATTTTAAGCAAGGCTGTTACAATCAGGCAAACGGAAAGTCCACAAAATCAGAAACCTATGGCGGTGATATAGCAAAGCAGTACGCTAACGGAAGTTTTGCCGAGGTATGGTTTAAGGATGCAACCGTTGGTGCGGGAACAAAACCCAATTAA
- a CDS encoding polysaccharide lyase family 7 protein, which translates to MKLNTKNVFTSAIIPLALCTFQILGSCKHTDKKPNTPTSPNTGKNATQQAVHASDVIPFFEHWNLILGDGSNVGKAVDYENKDFFYTTNDGNSDWVVFKTPNGGDTHGTSNNTRTELAQLKKWYPKTANDKLSATLKVMNVSATGDARVASTHSVVVGQIHSADGHENEPLKIFYKKFPGHTKGSVFWHYEINTAGDDNSGRWDYSSAVWGHDFSVVGDSAKTYPKEPEDGILLGEEFSYQIEVKEGIMNLKFSSDGHETKTFIKNLIESEFTTTADIPEQTQKLFVPIGQDGVERATAYTGEGLFFKLGCYNQTNGKSPEENQNWCSGAETHGGDIQKQYADGNYAEVWFKSGSITISDAAVSNKGYFTKND; encoded by the coding sequence ATGAAACTAAACACTAAAAACGTATTCACGTCCGCTATTATCCCTTTGGCGCTTTGTACTTTTCAAATACTTGGTAGTTGCAAGCACACCGATAAGAAACCAAATACTCCTACTTCCCCTAACACCGGTAAAAACGCGACGCAACAAGCTGTACACGCGAGTGATGTTATTCCATTCTTTGAACATTGGAATTTAATCTTGGGCGACGGTTCTAATGTGGGTAAGGCGGTTGACTACGAGAATAAGGATTTTTTTTACACCACAAATGACGGCAATAGCGATTGGGTCGTATTTAAGACGCCGAATGGTGGAGACACACATGGCACCTCTAATAACACAAGAACCGAATTGGCACAGTTAAAAAAATGGTATCCAAAAACTGCCAATGATAAATTGTCGGCTACGCTGAAGGTGATGAACGTATCAGCCACGGGTGATGCTCGTGTCGCCTCGACTCATTCGGTAGTGGTAGGACAGATTCACAGTGCCGATGGGCATGAGAACGAGCCTTTAAAAATATTTTATAAAAAGTTTCCAGGGCACACGAAGGGTTCTGTCTTTTGGCACTATGAAATCAATACAGCCGGTGATGACAATTCGGGAAGATGGGATTATTCCTCCGCAGTCTGGGGCCATGACTTTTCTGTTGTCGGCGACTCGGCGAAAACCTATCCAAAAGAGCCCGAAGACGGTATTTTATTAGGTGAAGAATTTAGTTATCAAATCGAGGTTAAAGAGGGTATAATGAACTTAAAATTTTCCAGTGACGGTCATGAAACCAAAACGTTTATAAAAAACTTGATTGAATCGGAATTTACCACAACAGCAGATATACCTGAGCAGACACAAAAATTATTTGTTCCGATTGGTCAAGATGGGGTAGAGCGTGCAACCGCATATACAGGTGAGGGTTTATTCTTTAAATTGGGTTGTTACAATCAAACGAATGGAAAATCCCCTGAAGAAAATCAAAATTGGTGTTCTGGAGCGGAAACGCATGGCGGGGACATTCAGAAACAATATGCGGACGGAAATTATGCAGAAGTTTGGTTTAAATCAGGGAGTATTACGATAAGTGATGCCGCGGTTTCAAATAAAGGGTATTTCACTAAAAACGATTAA
- a CDS encoding sugar kinase: MMTKKVITFGEVMMRLSPPGYEKFSQASHFELVYGGGEANVAISCAYLGMKAAHVTRFPDNALGKAATQFLRKHWLSTEHVLYGDQMMGKYFLEKGAVHRPSEVIYEREGSSFSLIEPAMINWEDVLKDADWFHWTGITPAISEGAAKCCLEAIKTANKLGIMVSGDINSRSNMWKYGKSMQQIIPNLAQHCDVIICSSSGMREMFGLEGKFQSLAEQIITLYPKVNKVVKKTRTTLSASHHQIKGKMWNGEEYIKTDKLNITHIIDRVGTGDAFAAGLIYGLLHFDDEQALDFATAACALKHTVPGDVNTVSLENVQSLMEGDTSGAIKR, encoded by the coding sequence ATGATGACGAAAAAAGTAATCACTTTCGGCGAAGTAATGATGCGGTTGTCCCCGCCGGGCTATGAAAAATTTTCGCAGGCTTCCCACTTTGAATTGGTCTACGGAGGCGGAGAGGCGAATGTCGCCATTTCATGTGCCTACTTGGGCATGAAAGCGGCCCATGTGACGCGATTTCCGGATAACGCTTTGGGAAAGGCTGCCACCCAGTTCTTACGAAAGCATTGGTTAAGTACCGAACATGTCCTCTATGGCGATCAGATGATGGGCAAATATTTTTTGGAAAAAGGTGCCGTACATCGGCCCAGCGAGGTTATCTATGAACGGGAAGGATCTTCGTTCTCTTTGATCGAACCGGCAATGATAAATTGGGAGGATGTGCTCAAAGACGCCGATTGGTTTCATTGGACAGGTATTACCCCCGCCATTTCAGAAGGTGCCGCCAAATGTTGTCTAGAGGCCATCAAAACAGCGAACAAGCTGGGAATAATGGTTTCAGGGGACATCAATTCGCGTAGCAATATGTGGAAATACGGAAAATCGATGCAGCAAATCATACCAAATTTGGCACAACATTGTGATGTCATTATTTGCAGTAGCAGCGGGATGCGCGAAATGTTTGGTTTGGAAGGCAAGTTCCAGTCTTTGGCCGAACAGATAATCACTCTTTATCCAAAAGTTAATAAAGTGGTTAAAAAAACGCGAACGACGCTAAGTGCATCCCACCATCAAATTAAAGGTAAAATGTGGAATGGTGAAGAGTACATCAAGACCGATAAGCTCAATATAACCCATATTATCGACCGTGTCGGTACAGGAGATGCCTTTGCCGCCGGACTCATTTACGGGCTTTTGCATTTCGATGACGAGCAGGCCCTGGATTTTGCCACCGCTGCCTGCGCCCTAAAACATACCGTTCCTGGGGATGTCAATACCGTATCGCTGGAAAACGTACAAAGTTTGATGGAAGGGGATACTTCCGGTGCCATCAAGAGGTAA
- a CDS encoding heparinase II/III family protein, with protein MKKKKTIIYLMCLIYLTLSVSASSLQAQEHPKLILTKAGVEKIRAELGKVPLFDASLAQLKKEVDAEIALDIDTPVPKDYSGGYTHTRHKKNWIVLQNAGLLFQILEDEKYAIYVRDMLLQYAELYPTLPAHPKTRSYARGKLFWQCLNDSNWLVYVSQAYDCIYDWLSKKERKNLEKNLFRPFADWISVKNPQFYNRVHNHSTWGNAAVGMIGLVMGDDELVDRALYGLKDAPLNTGEKDDDGGFIYAEDGKAGFLANLDEPFSPDGYYTEGPYYQRYAMYPFLIFAEGLENVKPELKIFEYKNGVLLKAVHALLNLSDADGEFFPLNDGQKGMSIYTSSLVSAVDIAYHYGGNNPQLLSIAQEQGKVLLDDSGLAVAMGIRDGLAVPFEKKSINLSDGSMGEQGGVGILRYGNEDLTLVFKYAAQGLSHGHYDKLSYSFFEKGDEVLQDYGLSRFVNIEQKGGGNYLKENKTWAKQTIAHNTLVQNKTSHFKGIYETASKHHSELYFFDASKSEVQVVSAKESNAYPGTEMHRTMALIKEDGFEKPFLLDILKVTSDSIHQYDLPFYFMGQVIQTNFEYKAPETVEPLGNTFGYQHLWTEGVGNASGENTKFSWMNKRRFYTLTTTTTAADEIRFVRIGANDPEFNLRRDAGLLLQRKDVQHTTFVSVIESHGSYSPVSEFAVNSKSSIAAVKILHDDDRYTAIEIASIDGGKHLFILSNSDAAKTSKHKLNINGNDYSWSGPHYFN; from the coding sequence ATGAAAAAGAAGAAGACTATAATTTATTTGATGTGCCTTATTTATTTGACACTAAGTGTATCTGCGTCTTCACTGCAGGCCCAAGAGCACCCTAAATTAATTCTTACCAAAGCTGGTGTCGAAAAAATCAGGGCTGAATTGGGCAAGGTGCCCCTATTCGATGCGTCCTTGGCGCAACTGAAAAAAGAGGTCGATGCTGAAATTGCTTTGGATATTGATACTCCAGTCCCAAAAGATTATTCTGGGGGCTACACCCATACCCGTCATAAAAAGAATTGGATAGTCCTTCAAAATGCAGGTCTGCTTTTCCAGATTTTAGAGGATGAGAAATATGCGATTTATGTACGGGATATGTTATTGCAATATGCGGAGTTGTATCCTACTTTACCGGCGCACCCAAAAACGCGTTCCTATGCCAGGGGTAAACTGTTCTGGCAATGTCTAAACGATTCCAATTGGTTGGTTTATGTGAGTCAGGCTTACGATTGCATTTACGATTGGCTCTCTAAAAAAGAACGTAAAAACTTAGAGAAGAATTTATTTAGACCTTTTGCAGATTGGATATCCGTAAAAAATCCGCAGTTCTACAACCGTGTGCACAACCACAGCACATGGGGTAATGCCGCTGTGGGCATGATTGGTTTGGTTATGGGTGATGATGAATTGGTAGATAGAGCTTTGTATGGTCTTAAAGATGCTCCCTTAAATACGGGGGAAAAGGATGATGATGGTGGCTTTATTTATGCAGAGGATGGTAAAGCTGGTTTTTTGGCAAATCTTGATGAACCATTTTCACCGGATGGTTATTATACGGAAGGACCTTATTACCAGCGCTATGCCATGTATCCGTTCTTGATTTTTGCAGAAGGATTGGAAAACGTAAAACCGGAACTAAAGATTTTCGAGTATAAGAATGGCGTTTTGTTAAAGGCTGTTCATGCACTCTTAAACCTTTCGGATGCCGATGGAGAATTCTTTCCCTTAAACGATGGGCAAAAAGGAATGTCGATTTATACCTCTTCATTGGTAAGTGCTGTAGATATTGCCTATCATTACGGGGGTAACAATCCGCAATTATTAAGCATAGCCCAAGAACAAGGCAAAGTATTATTGGATGATTCCGGCTTGGCGGTTGCTATGGGTATTAGAGATGGACTGGCAGTGCCTTTTGAAAAAAAGTCCATCAATTTGTCCGATGGTTCTATGGGGGAGCAGGGTGGAGTTGGAATTTTGCGATATGGCAATGAAGATTTGACCTTGGTATTCAAATATGCTGCTCAAGGATTAAGCCACGGACATTATGATAAGTTGTCTTATTCCTTTTTTGAAAAAGGAGATGAAGTACTACAGGATTATGGCTTATCGAGATTTGTAAATATTGAACAAAAAGGGGGCGGCAATTACTTAAAAGAAAACAAGACTTGGGCAAAGCAGACCATAGCGCATAATACTTTGGTCCAGAACAAAACTTCCCATTTTAAAGGCATATATGAAACAGCTAGCAAGCATCACTCAGAATTGTATTTCTTTGATGCTTCAAAAAGTGAAGTCCAAGTAGTAAGTGCGAAAGAAAGTAATGCCTATCCCGGTACCGAAATGCATCGCACAATGGCACTTATAAAGGAGGATGGTTTTGAAAAACCTTTTCTCTTGGATATTTTAAAAGTAACATCCGACAGTATTCATCAATATGACCTACCTTTTTATTTTATGGGTCAAGTAATACAAACAAATTTTGAGTATAAGGCACCAGAAACCGTGGAGCCATTAGGTAATACATTCGGCTATCAACATTTATGGACGGAAGGAGTAGGTAACGCAAGCGGCGAAAACACCAAATTTAGTTGGATGAATAAGCGTCGTTTTTACACACTAACTACAACAACTACAGCAGCTGATGAAATACGCTTTGTTCGAATAGGGGCAAATGACCCGGAATTCAATTTGCGACGTGATGCAGGATTATTGCTGCAGCGAAAAGATGTGCAGCATACCACCTTTGTGTCGGTAATCGAATCACATGGCAGTTATAGTCCCGTTTCGGAGTTTGCAGTAAATTCAAAAAGTAGCATTGCAGCTGTAAAAATCCTTCACGACGACGACAGGTATACGGCAATAGAGATAGCGTCTATTGATGGTGGGAAGCACTTATTTATACTTTCAAACAGCGATGCCGCCAAGACGAGTAAGCATAAATTAAACATTAACGGGAATGATTATTCATGGTCAGGCCCCCATTATTTCAACTAA
- a CDS encoding chondroitinase-B domain-containing protein, with protein sequence MIKNYFLAVFAMLVLFSCGQNTDRKGIYVKDISALHNAIKNAKPGDEIVMANGDWNDVEIRFVGYGTEEQPITLKAETAGEVLIKGKSDLKLGGEYLIVNGLHFNTGYSPSSAVIEFATSRDTVANHSRVTHCVLKGFNKPQRNQTDLWVLFKGRHNELDHCYIAGKSNRGPTVRVDLEGNRNIKNYHKITNNHFGPRPPKGGPSAETIQIGNSYTSMAPSYTLVANNFFERCNGEVEVISSKTNFNEFRNNVFYKSEGSLVTRHGNYCTVDGNYFIGDENSEQIGGIRLIGTGHWVTNNYFYNLKGSIFRSPLAVMNGIPKSPLNRYIQVTDVVVAYNSWINCDAPLQFGVGSNIDQKEVLPASEIRSERPIRTLVANNLVYNDTGDAHPIVAHDSLDGITFKSNVIDNQGVSFPYESAFEQKDFSLSELDENLFIPTEGLPDVALYQGFEFDQITEDLFGNSRKGKNQVGAVAGKPERKPELMDLSKYGPDWYSLISQEKMPAQKHSVGSAAELETAVREAQSGDTILLTIDRYALETPLKIDKKLSIYSKGEKKATITYNGPSKTPLFEMNPKGELVLESVILEGNSENYAFASLEENMSSLYNLEVTNAEITSFDYVLKGYKHSFSEYNQFKATLIKDCNNGIELAAEDDDKGDYNAENLLVTDCRFENVSRNVIDYYRGGYDESTVGGNLVVTNSSFINCGAQEEDGILINTYGIINVAISGNTFKNNQVKMVARLWGAKNNSHSDNVIENSGDLVVEQNLPLKLMY encoded by the coding sequence ATGATAAAAAATTATTTTTTAGCTGTTTTCGCGATGCTTGTGCTGTTTTCCTGTGGTCAAAATACCGACCGGAAAGGTATCTATGTAAAAGACATCAGTGCATTGCACAACGCCATAAAAAATGCAAAACCGGGGGACGAAATCGTTATGGCGAATGGAGATTGGAACGATGTCGAAATCCGATTTGTAGGGTATGGAACCGAGGAACAACCCATTACGCTTAAAGCCGAAACGGCAGGAGAGGTGCTCATTAAGGGCAAATCCGATTTAAAATTAGGTGGGGAATATTTGATTGTGAACGGATTACACTTCAACACCGGATACTCCCCATCCAGCGCGGTCATCGAGTTTGCCACAAGCCGGGATACGGTCGCCAACCACTCTCGGGTAACCCATTGTGTGCTGAAGGGCTTCAATAAACCCCAAAGAAATCAAACCGATTTATGGGTACTGTTCAAGGGGCGCCATAACGAATTAGATCACTGTTACATCGCAGGAAAATCGAACAGGGGACCTACCGTCAGGGTTGATTTGGAAGGAAATCGGAATATCAAGAACTACCATAAAATCACGAATAACCATTTTGGGCCAAGACCACCCAAGGGAGGCCCCAGTGCGGAAACCATCCAAATCGGGAATAGTTATACCTCTATGGCGCCAAGTTATACGCTGGTAGCGAACAATTTTTTCGAACGTTGTAACGGGGAGGTGGAAGTGATTTCCAGCAAAACGAATTTCAATGAATTTCGAAACAACGTGTTTTATAAGAGCGAAGGCTCATTGGTCACCCGGCACGGAAATTATTGTACCGTAGACGGCAATTACTTCATCGGGGATGAAAATTCGGAACAAATTGGAGGGATACGCTTGATTGGCACAGGGCATTGGGTCACGAACAATTATTTCTACAATCTAAAGGGAAGTATATTTAGGAGTCCGCTTGCGGTGATGAACGGTATTCCAAAATCTCCGTTAAATCGGTATATACAAGTCACCGACGTTGTGGTCGCCTACAATTCTTGGATAAATTGCGACGCTCCCCTGCAGTTTGGTGTGGGGTCGAATATCGATCAGAAGGAGGTGCTTCCCGCTTCCGAAATCCGGTCCGAGCGACCTATTCGTACCCTTGTAGCAAATAATCTGGTCTATAACGATACTGGGGATGCGCATCCCATCGTTGCCCACGACTCCTTGGATGGTATCACCTTTAAAAGCAATGTAATCGACAATCAAGGGGTATCGTTCCCGTATGAATCCGCTTTTGAGCAGAAGGACTTTTCGCTTTCGGAGTTGGATGAGAATCTTTTTATACCGACCGAAGGCTTACCGGATGTAGCGCTGTACCAAGGATTCGAGTTTGACCAAATTACGGAGGATTTGTTCGGAAATTCGCGAAAAGGGAAAAATCAGGTCGGTGCGGTTGCCGGCAAACCTGAAAGGAAGCCGGAGCTTATGGATTTGTCGAAATACGGGCCGGATTGGTATTCCCTTATTTCCCAAGAAAAAATGCCCGCCCAAAAACATTCCGTTGGTTCGGCGGCCGAATTGGAAACCGCCGTTCGTGAGGCGCAAAGCGGCGATACGATTCTATTGACCATCGATCGGTACGCCCTAGAGACCCCATTGAAAATCGACAAAAAGCTTAGTATATATTCCAAGGGTGAAAAAAAGGCTACCATTACGTACAACGGCCCATCAAAAACCCCGCTATTTGAGATGAACCCAAAAGGGGAGTTGGTCTTAGAATCGGTAATTCTTGAAGGAAATAGCGAGAACTATGCCTTTGCCAGTTTAGAGGAAAACATGTCCAGCCTATATAACCTAGAGGTTACGAACGCCGAAATCACGAGCTTTGACTACGTGTTGAAAGGATATAAACATTCCTTTTCCGAATATAATCAATTCAAGGCTACTCTAATAAAGGATTGTAACAATGGAATTGAACTCGCGGCGGAAGATGATGACAAAGGCGATTACAATGCGGAGAACCTACTTGTTACCGATTGCCGGTTCGAAAACGTTAGCAGAAATGTGATCGACTATTACCGGGGGGGCTATGACGAATCCACAGTGGGCGGCAACTTAGTTGTAACCAACAGTTCATTTATCAATTGCGGAGCTCAAGAAGAGGACGGGATTTTAATCAATACCTATGGTATAATCAATGTCGCCATTTCCGGTAATACCTTCAAAAACAATCAAGTAAAAATGGTCGCACGTTTATGGGGGGCAAAGAACAATTCACATTCCGATAATGTTATCGAGAATTCCGGAGATTTGGTTGTTGAACAGAACCTTCCATTAAAATTAATGTACTAG
- a CDS encoding SDR family NAD(P)-dependent oxidoreductase gives MKNKLTGKNVLITAGAQGIGEAITKHFIDSGANVAIHYFSSAETAIELAGYATSKGLKAVAVSGDLTIEDQANDLVEKAVEALGSLDILINNAGSLVARKMLDEMEAEFWHKVMDINLTSMMFVTRAATPYLTKNKNSSIVNLASLAGRKGGHPGSLVYSTSKGAILTFTRALSSELGPFGTRVNAVAPGLILGTSFHNTHTTKESAAATTAGIPIQRAGNADDVARAVRYLASEYDGFITGATLDINGGVYNM, from the coding sequence ATGAAAAATAAACTTACCGGAAAAAATGTGCTCATTACAGCTGGTGCCCAAGGCATTGGCGAAGCAATAACCAAACACTTTATCGATAGTGGGGCCAATGTGGCCATTCATTATTTTTCGAGTGCGGAAACTGCAATCGAATTGGCAGGATATGCGACTAGTAAAGGACTAAAAGCGGTAGCGGTCAGCGGCGACTTAACAATAGAGGACCAGGCGAACGACTTAGTTGAAAAAGCAGTGGAGGCGCTTGGTAGTTTGGATATATTAATCAACAATGCGGGCTCCCTAGTAGCGCGTAAAATGCTTGACGAAATGGAGGCCGAGTTCTGGCACAAGGTAATGGATATCAACCTTACGTCCATGATGTTTGTAACGCGAGCGGCAACTCCTTATCTAACAAAAAACAAAAATAGCAGTATTGTTAATTTGGCATCGCTTGCCGGGCGTAAAGGGGGGCATCCGGGATCATTGGTATATTCGACCAGTAAGGGAGCTATCCTTACATTTACAAGGGCACTCTCCTCTGAATTGGGGCCCTTTGGTACACGAGTGAATGCAGTTGCCCCGGGCCTTATTCTTGGAACATCGTTCCACAATACGCACACCACAAAAGAATCCGCAGCCGCTACAACGGCAGGTATTCCAATTCAACGTGCCGGTAATGCGGATGACGTGGCACGAGCGGTGCGCTATCTGGCGTCCGAATACGATGGTTTTATTACCGGCGCAACGCTCGACATCAATGGTGGCGTTTACAATATGTAA
- a CDS encoding cupin domain-containing protein: protein MKRFSEKYITTKELEWEELGGGVSRKFLGYDNQIMMVKVKFEKGALGSPHQHFHTQATYCVSGKFEFEIDGEKKIVEAGDGVYIEPNLLHSAICLEEGMLIDTFSPVREDFLTGDGVSYFGDKES, encoded by the coding sequence ATGAAACGATTTAGTGAAAAATATATCACCACAAAGGAATTGGAATGGGAAGAACTCGGTGGAGGAGTATCAAGAAAATTCTTAGGGTACGATAACCAAATCATGATGGTAAAAGTAAAATTCGAGAAGGGTGCATTGGGATCCCCACATCAACATTTTCACACCCAAGCTACCTATTGTGTCTCAGGTAAATTTGAATTCGAGATTGATGGAGAAAAGAAAATTGTGGAAGCAGGGGATGGGGTCTATATTGAACCTAATTTGTTGCACAGTGCAATCTGCCTGGAAGAGGGGATGCTTATCGACACCTTTAGCCCTGTTCGAGAAGATTTTCTAACTGGGGATGGCGTGTCTTATTTTGGAGATAAAGAATCTTAA